AGGTTCATGGCCATGAGCAGGTGGCCGACCTCGTCGAGGGACGCCAATGCGTACATCCCCTGCGCATGGCCGACGATCTTCGAATCGGACTCCGGACCCTCCGTCAGAGGGTCGTCCATCATCACCACCGCGCCGAACCCCGTCGGCGAGGTGTTTGTGATTTTGGATTCGGCGACCCTCATGGCGGTCGGGCTCGGCCCGGTCACGATGTCGTGAAAGAAGAAGTGCAGGTGTGTCTTCATCTCCTCCCCCATCTCGAAGCCATCCTCGGCGATGGATGGAGCGAGGAGGAGGAGCAGGAGAAAGAGGATGGGGAGTGAGGGAGAGAAGATTGGAGAAAATGAGGCCATGGGGAGAAGACTGAGGTATGTGGGAGTGCGGACTATTGGAAGGAGTACGGGGATGAGAGAACGGGTTGGAGTCTCTGGGTATTTAACTACAGAAGTTGGTTTGGTTGGTTTGTGGGTAGAGATAGGTAGGAAATAGAGCTTATCAGAGACACAAGAGAGGGAGGTGCTCAGTGGCCAGATTCACCAAGAACTATGACTAAATGAcaattatttttaaaaacaaGAATAAATTTTGTAGAGGAGACAGAAATTGGAGTCAGACAGCAATAACATAACTCTTAGTTTACTGTGTTTTATTTTTGTTCTAATTTTATCAAACCTGTATATTATTATGATACTATTTGGAGCGATTAGCAACAGCATTGCTGTTATACCTACCAGGTATGCTCAGCCTTTATTTGAGAACATGATGTCTCTTAAAGTAAATAAAGATATCATTTGCAGTCCAAGTGCAAAGATATCATCCTCCTCTGGATTTACAGGTAAATTAGCAAGTCAGCTTGAAAGAAAATACATAGATGGCTCTGAACTAGTAAATttacaaaatactatagtttattaattaaatatatagtAGCATTTAAAATAAATACCATTTTATATtagtatttataaaaatttagcaGCACGTAATTAGTCACAATATCATAAACAATAAGTTTTACCAATATAAAATTACAAATGCTGGTAACAACAGTCAAATCAGTCAGTCAGTTGATAAACAGGCTAATTTATGCCTTGGGGACCTCTAAAAGGGAGGTATCTGGAATGATAACTTCTTCTTTCTTTGCGTGTGTTAATGAGTGACCTAGATATACCATTAAGGACATGGGCTCCTCTAGCTCCACAGAGATGTGTACTTTTCTGACCTTTAGCTTCAACAGAAAAATTAACGCACAAACACTAGGAATTGATAAGAGTTCACTGAATATAGACTGCAGACCTTTGTTTGTAAATTGACTTGTACTAACAACAGTTAAATAGTGCTACACAGGTGGTTGCCCTGGTCTCACCTAGCAGCTAGAGACTGGAGTTCAAATCTTAGATGGTCCACTCCAAATATTCTGTCctgaatatataattatattgccGGTGgaacttcctttctttttctcatcAGAAATTAGATGAAGTTTGAAATTTATAGTTACCATTGAggttttagatataattttaggtACTAAATTTTTAAGCATACCGTAAATTTATTATGATGTATCTTATATTTAGAAGATATAGCGGTACAGGATCTTTTCTCAGGTCTTTAGCCTTTGAAGTTTTAAAGGTGTTCGCAAACTTTCTCCAATCATCACTACCTGAAGATATAATTTATAGACCATAGAATATTTTGTATATAATTCTTGTATATTAGTTTTCGGTTCTTTTAGGAGAAATGTTTTATCAAGATTTAGAATCTTAGGATAATAGAATGTATATAAAACTCTTGACAACCAAtgcaagggaaaaaaaaaaaaggttctttAATTACTGTATACCTCTCCCAACAAATCATATTgtaatttctaccaaaaaaaaaaaaaaaaaaaacatattgtAATGAAGTATGGATTATCAATGCAAACCCAAACCAAGAACAATATAATCGCATCCTTGTTCATGCCGATCAACGAAACTTATGCAGACAAAACAATCAGTTTTTTAGGCCAAATTATGCATAATATGTGTAGTTATTTTATCTGTTCTTAGTAATATTTATTTTGTGGAGGGTGTGCTCTAATTATACCCTTGTTGCAGCCTTGGGACTAAATTGAAATCACAAATATAGGCAGATGGACTAATACCACTTTGTGATTTTCCACAAAATAAAGGTAAAATGCTTACCGTGCATCTGTCCAAAATAAATCATTGAATGATtctcataagaaaaataaaaaggaatagGAGCTTCAATTAGGTCTTCTTTACATATGTGTTCGATCCAAATAGCAGTTCGGTTGCACTTGTGACAAACGATCTTTGGTCAGCACAAAAGAGAAAAACAAAAGTTGGTTTGCAGCTTTGCGACCCTACATCAGGAAGACTCCGCCATATAGAAAGTACTTATATTTTTAAGAAGGGCACTGAAATATTTGAGGAGGGGGGGCGTGTCTTCCATCATCAAAGTGGCCAGATCGGGCACCTCACCGGAtccctttatttttttctctttttctttctttttcctttgtgCACGAGTAGacatctccttcttctttttttttttcttttttaaaagagAGGCCAAACAAGTTCATTGTCTTTATTATTGAAGCTACTTGACCTACCAAACCATAACGTTTGGAGCAATAATCtaattgaagagagaaaaaaaaaaaattcgaccCACTCAATTCGACTCTTTCAAAATATActagaaaaaaatgataaaaaatagataatagatttttgttctcttcttttattgatcaattgaAGTTTCAATTGACTGCTGTACATCTCCTCTATTTATAATAATGAGAttcatttttatacaataaagatAAGATTCTTTTCTAATTCAAAtagaactattttttaaaaataaatata
Above is a genomic segment from Elaeis guineensis isolate ETL-2024a chromosome 1, EG11, whole genome shotgun sequence containing:
- the LOC105037886 gene encoding dirigent protein 22 gives rise to the protein MASFSPIFSPSLPILFLLLLLLAPSIAEDGFEMGEEMKTHLHFFFHDIVTGPSPTAMRVAESKITNTSPTGFGAVVMMDDPLTEGPESDSKIVGHAQGMYALASLDEVGHLLMAMNLAFVDGEFNGSTITVMGRNSVFNDVREMPVVGGSGKFRFARGYALARTHTLEMLTGNAVVEYDVYVLHH